From Micromonospora echinospora:
ATGGGCGCGCTGCTCGGCCGGGCCGGGCGGAACCCGGCCTGGACCCGCTGACCCGAACGGCCCGCGTGGTCCCGCGCGGGCCGTTCGGCCGCGGCGTGCCGGTCCGCGTACCGGATGGCTCGGTGGCCCGTACTTCCGCTGTTGCTCGCCGGCACGGGGCGGCGAGCGGCACGGACGGCCGCGCCCGCCGGGCCGCGACGGCCGGCGTCCGGCCCGGCGGTCAGCGGCCGAGCAGGCCGGCGGAGCCGGCGACCACCAGCCCGATCACCGTCGAGCAGCAGCAGACGACAAGCGCGGCGGCGACCACCACGAGGACCAGCCAGGTGGGTCCCCGTCGCGCCACCGAGGGCTCCTCGTCGCTCATCCCGGCAGTCTAGGTTGATGCGATGGAGCTGATCTCGATCGCCGACGTCCGGGCCGCCGCCGAGGACGTGGCCGGCACCGTGCTGCGGACTCCGTTGATGCCGGTGCTCTGGGACGATCAGCTGTGGCTCAAGCCGGAGAACCTGCAACCGGTGGGGTCGTTCAAGCTGCGCCCTGGCCGCCCGGCTCTTCCACAGTGGCGAGCTGCCGGCCGGCCGTACCGTCGCGGTCGTGACCGGTGGCAACGCCGACCTACACGGCGCGGCCGACGCGGTCCAGGATCCAGGCGTTGACGAACGCCTCCTCGCGCCACGAGTCGTACCGGCCGCTCGGCCCGCCGTGACCCGCGCCCATCTCGGTCTTGAGCAGGTAGTCGCCCTGCGGCGCGGTCGCGCGCAACCGGGCGATCCACTTGGCCGGCTCGTGGTAGAGCACCCGGGTGTCGTTGAGGCTGGTCACCGCCAGGATGGCCGGGTAGTCGGCGGCGGTGACGTTTTCGTACGGCGTGTACGACTTCATGTACGCGTAGACCTCGGGGTCGTCCAGCGGGTTGCCCCACTCCTCCCACTCGGTGACCGTCAGCGGCAGCGACGGGTCGAGGATCGAGGTGAGCGCGTCCACGAACGGCACCTGCGCGACGATCCCGGTGAACGCGTCCGGGGCGAGGTTCGCCACCGCGCCCATCAGCAGGCCACCGGCCGACGCGCCCCGGGCGACCAGCCGGTCGCCGGCCGTCCAGCCCGCCTTGACCAGGTGCCGGGCGCAGGCCACGAAGTCGGTGAACGTGTTCTTCTTGGCCAGCAGCTTGCCCTCGTCGTACCAGCGCCGGCCCAGCTCACCGCCGCCCCTGATGTGCGCCACCGCGAAGATCACGCCGCGGTCGAGCAGGCTCAGCCGGGCGATCGAGAACCACGGGTCCATGCTCGCCTCGTACGACCCATAGCCGTAGATGACGGCGGGCGCCGAGCCGTCACGCGGGGTGTCCCGGCGGCACACGAGCGAGATCGGCACCCGGGTGCCGTCGTCGGCGAGCGCCCAGTCCCGGTGCTGCTCGTAGTCGGCCGGGTCGTACGGCCGCCCGTCCGGCCCGGGGCGTACCGGCTTCTGCCGCCGCAGCGTCAGCTCCCGGGTGACCAGGTCGTAGTCGTAGACCGAGTCCGGCGTGACGAGCGAGGTGTAGCGCAGCCGCACCTCGTTCGTGCGGTACTCCGGGTTGGCGTCCAGCCCGACGCTGTAGATCGGCTCGGGGAAGTCGATGTCCCAGCTGTCGTCGCTGCCGACCGGAAGCACCCGCAGACCGGTCAGCCCGTTGACGCGCAGGGAGACCACGAGGTGGTTCTCGAACGCGTCGACCGCCTCCAGCCGGGTGCCGGGCGTGTGCGGGATCAGCGGCGTCCAGTCGCCCGGCGCGTCCGCCGAGGTGTACGCGAGCGCGAAGTCCTCCGCGCCGTCGTTGTGCAGGATCAGGAAGCGGTGGCCGTGGTGCTCCACCGCGTACTCGATGCCCTGACGCCGCGGGGCCACGACGGCGGGCTCGCCGGTCGGGTTGGCCGCCGGGATCACCCGCACCTCGCTGGTGATCTTGCTGTGGATGTCGATCACCACGAAGCGCTCGGAGCGGGTCAGCTCGACGCCGACCCAGAACCGCTCGTCGTCCTCCTGGTAGACCACCACGTCCTCGGTGGACGACGTGCCGACGGTGTGCCGCCAGACCCGGTTCGGCCGCCACGCCTCGTCCACGGTGACGTAGAACAGCGTCGAGGCGTCGCTCGACCACGCGGTGCCGTAGAACGTGTCCGGCACCTCGTCCGGCAGCGACTCGCCGGTGGTCAGGTCCTTGATCCGCAGCGTGAAGCGCTCGTCGCCGGAGAAGTCGGTGGAGTAGGCCAGCCAGCGGCCGTCCGGGCTGACGTCGAACGCGCCGAGCGAGAAGAAGTCGTGCCCCTCGGCGAGCTGGTTGCCGTCGAGCAGCACCTCCTCGCCGTCGAGCGGCGCGCCGTCCGCGCTGACCGGGGGCGCGGTCTCGCCGGGGCGGACCGCGCGGCGGCAGTGCACGCCGTACTGCTGCCCCTCGACGGTGCGGGTGTAGTACCAGTGACCGTCCTTGCGGGTCGGCACCGACAGGTCGGTCTCCTGGGTGCGCCGGCGCGTCTCCTCGAACAGCTCCGCGCGCAGCTCGGCCAGGTGGGCGGTGCGCGCCTCGGTGTACGCGTTCTCGGCGTCCAGGTAGGCGATCGTGTCCGGGTCGTCCTTGGCGGCGAGCCAGGCGTACTCGTCGAGGACTGTGTCACCGTGATGGACGCGCTCGGTCGGGACGCGCTTGGCGACGGGCAGTGGGGTTTCGGTCACGGCGCCACGTTACCGGGCGCCGGGCCGCCGCCGGGACCGCCCGCCGCGCGAATCCGACGACTCGCCGCCAGGGCTTTCGAACATGTGTACGATGACCGCCATGGCGGATGCAGCTCGTTCCACCAACCGACCCGGAGCCCTCGACATCACCCGGAAGCTGGCGGAGATCTGCGGTTCGCCGTTCGCCCGCTTCGCCGGCCCGGCCGACGAGGTGGCCGGGCGTACCGCCCGTTGGGTGGCCGTGCCCGGCGGCCCGCATGCCGCCGCAGAGGTGTTGCGGCTGGCCGCCGCGTACGACCTGACAGTGGTGCCGCGCGGCGCCGGCACGAAGATCGACTGGGGCGCCGCTCCGGCGCAGGTGGACATCATGCTCGACACCGGCCGCCTCGCCGGGGTCTGGCACGAGCCGCGCGACGCGGCGGTGGCCGAGATCGGCGCCGGTACGCCGATGCGCGCGGTCCAGGCAACGCTGGCGCGCACCAACCGGCGGCTGCCGGTCGACGTGCCCTCGCCGGGGGCGACGCTCGGCGGGGTGCTCGCCGCCGACGAGTCCGGCCCGCTTCGCCACCGGCACGGCAGCCCGTGCGCCCAGCTCATCGGCGTGCGCTACCTCGACGCCGACGGCGAGCTGGTGAGCGTCGGCGAGTCCGGCACGGCGGCGCTCGGCCGGGCCGCCCCGGCGGGCGGAGGCCGGTCGGCTGGTGGCGTTCCGGCGGATGGCGGTGGCCGGGCGGGTGCAGTGGGCGGCGCCTGGTCCGGCGTCGGCGGGCCGGGCGGCGGTGGGTCCACGGGCGATCCCGGTGGCGGTCGGGGCGGGGACGTCGCCTGGGCGCGTGACGCGGACGCGATCCTCGGTCGTGGCGAGGTGCCCGGGCTGGACGTGGCCCGGCTGCTCTGCGGCTCACAGGGCGGGCTCGGCGTGCTGGTCTCGGCCACCATGCGGGTGCAGGCCGTGCCGGCGAGCCGGGTCTGGGTGTCCCGCCCGGTGTGGACGCCGCTGGAGGTGCACGACCTGGTCCGGGCCGTGCTGGCGTCCGGCGTCGGCCCGGCCGCCGTCGAGCTGGACCTGCCGGTGCCGGTGCCGCTGCCCCGTCGCCGGATTCCGGCCACGCACCCGTCGGTGATCAACCGTCCCGATCACCCGGCCGTGACCGGCCGGCCCGCGGCGGGCAGCCTGGTGGTGCTGCTGGAGGGCGGCCCGGCCGACGTGACCGAGCGGGCCGAACGGCTGACCGCAGTCCTCGGCGCCCCGGCGATGGTCGGCCACCACGCGCCGGAGTGGTGGGGGCGCTACCCGTTCGCGCCCGGAGACACCGCGCTGCGCATCGAGGTGCCGATCAACGACCTGCACGCCGCCGTCTACGCGCTGCGTGACGCCGCCGGCGCCCCCGTGCCGGTACGCGGCTCGGCCGGCACGGGCGCGGTGCACGCAGCCCTGCCCGGCGCGCTGCCGCCGGAGCGGGTCGCCTCGATCCTCACCGCTGTCCGCAGCGTTCTGATCGCCCGGCAGGGCCGGTGCGTGGTGGTGGCCGCGCCGACGGCGGTGCGCCGCACCGTCGACCTCTGGGGCGAGCTGCCCGCGTTGCCGCGCCTGCGCAGCGCCAAGGCTCACCTGGACCCGCACCACCGCCTGGCTCCCGGCCGCCTCCCCGGCGGCCTCTGAACACGGTGGCCCAGGCCTGCTCGCCCCGAGGCTCCAGGCTGTCTCCGCACCGGATGCCATTCCAGCGGGCGCGGCAGCAGCAGGCACCAGTTCGGCGTGGTGGTTGTGTCCGCGTGCCCAGGATGCCGCCACTTCGGCGAACTGGTGCCGCCCACCCGCCAGCCCACCGACCGCCCCGCGGACCCGGCCCACCTACCCGCCACCGACAACCCGCACCGCCGCCCGCACTCCCACCACTGTCGTGATCAAGGAGTTTGTGTCACGTTTCGCGCCTCTCCAAGCCCCAAACTCCTTGATCACCGCCGGAGTCGGGGTGGGCGGACGTGAGAGGGGGCGCCGCGGGGAGGGGGTCAGGGGGTGTCGTTTCGGAGGACCAGGATGGCTATGTCGTCACGTGGGGGCTCGACGGAGAAGGCGATGGTGGCGGCGCGCAGCCGGGCAGCCACCACGTCGGCGGAGTACCCGGCCAGCGGCGCCGCCGACTCGCGCAGCCGTTCGGTGCCGAACAGCTCGCGTCCACGCCGCCGTTCGGTGACCCCGTCGGTGTAGAAGATCAGCGCGTCGCCGGGCTTGAGCGCCAGCTCGGCGGTGGGCGTGCTGATGGCGTCGAGCAGGCCCAGCGCCGTACCGCCGGTTCCGATGAACGTGGCGCCGCCCCCGCCGTGCAGCAGCACCGGGCGGTC
This genomic window contains:
- a CDS encoding S9 family peptidase translates to MTETPLPVAKRVPTERVHHGDTVLDEYAWLAAKDDPDTIAYLDAENAYTEARTAHLAELRAELFEETRRRTQETDLSVPTRKDGHWYYTRTVEGQQYGVHCRRAVRPGETAPPVSADGAPLDGEEVLLDGNQLAEGHDFFSLGAFDVSPDGRWLAYSTDFSGDERFTLRIKDLTTGESLPDEVPDTFYGTAWSSDASTLFYVTVDEAWRPNRVWRHTVGTSSTEDVVVYQEDDERFWVGVELTRSERFVVIDIHSKITSEVRVIPAANPTGEPAVVAPRRQGIEYAVEHHGHRFLILHNDGAEDFALAYTSADAPGDWTPLIPHTPGTRLEAVDAFENHLVVSLRVNGLTGLRVLPVGSDDSWDIDFPEPIYSVGLDANPEYRTNEVRLRYTSLVTPDSVYDYDLVTRELTLRRQKPVRPGPDGRPYDPADYEQHRDWALADDGTRVPISLVCRRDTPRDGSAPAVIYGYGSYEASMDPWFSIARLSLLDRGVIFAVAHIRGGGELGRRWYDEGKLLAKKNTFTDFVACARHLVKAGWTAGDRLVARGASAGGLLMGAVANLAPDAFTGIVAQVPFVDALTSILDPSLPLTVTEWEEWGNPLDDPEVYAYMKSYTPYENVTAADYPAILAVTSLNDTRVLYHEPAKWIARLRATAPQGDYLLKTEMGAGHGGPSGRYDSWREEAFVNAWILDRVGRAV
- a CDS encoding FAD-binding oxidoreductase, whose amino-acid sequence is MADAARSTNRPGALDITRKLAEICGSPFARFAGPADEVAGRTARWVAVPGGPHAAAEVLRLAAAYDLTVVPRGAGTKIDWGAAPAQVDIMLDTGRLAGVWHEPRDAAVAEIGAGTPMRAVQATLARTNRRLPVDVPSPGATLGGVLAADESGPLRHRHGSPCAQLIGVRYLDADGELVSVGESGTAALGRAAPAGGGRSAGGVPADGGGRAGAVGGAWSGVGGPGGGGSTGDPGGGRGGDVAWARDADAILGRGEVPGLDVARLLCGSQGGLGVLVSATMRVQAVPASRVWVSRPVWTPLEVHDLVRAVLASGVGPAAVELDLPVPVPLPRRRIPATHPSVINRPDHPAVTGRPAAGSLVVLLEGGPADVTERAERLTAVLGAPAMVGHHAPEWWGRYPFAPGDTALRIEVPINDLHAAVYALRDAAGAPVPVRGSAGTGAVHAALPGALPPERVASILTAVRSVLIARQGRCVVVAAPTAVRRTVDLWGELPALPRLRSAKAHLDPHHRLAPGRLPGGL